Genomic segment of Eupeodes corollae chromosome 2, idEupCoro1.1, whole genome shotgun sequence:
aacattttgtgagagaaagtacaaaaatttggttacataaagaaaaaagcaattgaaaaaagaaaaagaataatgccagagagaagaaaaaaaaaatatatattcgttttaatggtgtagctaatttaatagataaatacatttatttaaaaaaaaatataaacaaaatctgattcgggcttttagtttagctaaaacaaaattattaagtttttcaaaaacagcaatCATTTAATTATGGCAATTATGTGTTAAACAATACATAGATCATAAAGTATTTGCAATTTCAAATGCGGTTTGGGCTTTTAGTTTggcgaaaacgaaaaaaaaagaaagatatctcaaggaatttaatgattagcaatttttcaaatgcgatttaggcttttagtttagctaaaacaaaattgtaatagaatTATTATTCTAGTATATATTAATGTACATGTTTCTATATGAAACTGCATCTAATAAAAACTGAATGAGTAGACGCCATCCGTTATCTCCATTCATAACACCTAGACATTCTTCAAGTGACAGAAAactcttgttaaaataaagccgACGAATTTCCTGCAAGATTGGGCACAATGCAACAAAGtggaaattgttttcaacttgaTTAAAGTTGCACAAAGTGCAGTTTGGGTTGTTACCAGTTCTGTGCGGTCTGTGATTAAGCTCTAACATCTCCGTGCGTGCTTTAAATATGATGCTCATTTCCATTACAGTAAATTTATCACTAAAGTAATTAGACGACCCCAGTCTAAGGTTAAGTTTACTGTAAATTGATCTCGACACAGACTCCCTCGCCCTATCTAGATAGCTTTGGAATGAGTGATCATCAATGGTAGATATGCAGTCGTAGAAAGCACTTCTCCACGTATCTAAACTATCAACAGATAGAGTCAGAGGAAAGTTGTGTGCCGAGGCCAAATCATACCAGTCTTTAAATGGAGTATACCGGCATCTAAAACACACTGATAGGACCCTCTTTTGCAAATTGTTGGCCGGCCTTTGCATTACCCTCAATATATAATCAGcgtttacttttaaattcataataaatattggaGCAAGTCCCGATTCGATATGTATAGCATAATTGGGCGTGTTAGTTGGGAGTCTAAAGATacgcttgaaaaaatatctttggacaGATTCGATATCTTCTAATTGCTTGTACCCATAGATTTGGTTGCCATAACACAAACAGCTTTTGATAGTTGCTTCAAACACTTTGAACTTAGACGTAGGATCAAcaagtttgttattaaaaaagtttgaccacatacaatttattgcagtttttgcaacTCTCACCTTATCTTTTATGTGAACACCAAAATTCAGGTTATGAGTTAATGTGtagcctaaatatttaaattctttcaccACTTCTAAGTTGGAACCATTGAGGGTCCAGTTGCGGTCGGTTCTAATGCTACGATGTTGGGACCTAAAGACCATTATCTTCGATTTTGAGGTGTTTATTTGGAGATCCCATtgatcacaaaattgttttaatttgtttatttgaagctgAAGTGTGACTGCATTATCAGTTAAGATCACCAAGTCATCGGCGTAGAGCAAAACTTTAATAGACAAATCACCAAAAGTAACACCACCAGGGATATAGTcttcaatatcatttataaatagtgaAAAAATAAGCGGGCTTAAAACgcagccttggggcacacctgTATTACAACTAAACGGTTTCGATTTGCTACTACCGTTTGAAACTACAGCTGTCATATTTGAGAGCAGCTGCTCATAGATTCGGATAAATTTTGTCGATAGCCCGATAGCTGCAAGTTTAAATAGTAGAGATTTTCTGTTAATGGTGTCAAATGctgatttaaagtcaacgaaaaaagagtaaagatttatttttttctctaagtAACGCCTAGCAACACTCGtgagagtgaaaatttggtcgattgtCGAAAGATTAGCTCGAAAGCCCGCCtgaaagcaacttattttgttgttttgttcgaCCCATCTTACAAGCCTGGAATAGAGGATCTGGGTGAATAATTTCCTTAGAGAACTAAGCACagagatgcctctatagttttcaggtaaaatagggtcaccttttttaaaaattgcagagatAGATGAGGACTGGAAAATTCCTGGAAACTGCTCCTCctcaaacattttgttgaaaatcactaaaataaattctaaaaactgCAAGGTGGCGTTCTTGTAGAACTCAGCTGGTATGCCGTCCAGCCCCGCAGCCttgttgttcttcattttttttagcgCAACAACCAGTTCTAACATTGAGAATGGAGCATCTAACTATTCAATATATATATAAGGCAGTGCAAAGCTTATAGATTTCTGGCATGGATCAGCTATGAAAAGTTGTTCAAAGTGCAATGCCAGTATATCCACTCCAATGGGATTTATAACTGACCAATTACGGTCACTCAAAATGCGCACATTGGCCCAGAAAGCTTTGGAGTCATGACTAACAACCAAATttgatgcagttttttttaaaaaaagttcttttttttgtttacataaatcTTTATAAGCGTTGTTATAATGTAGATATAAAGTCttataaaaaacatcatttgaGTCTCTAAAGagttttaagaacttaaacGATCTCTCTCTACTTTTTTTGCATTCGTTGTCATACCAgctagatttaaaaattgttctattatTGTTTGAATAGCTGACCGAAGACATTCTtatagtttgaaaaacaaaatttgtagctTCAACTATTGTAGACGTTGTTTGATTTAGCAAATAAGTTGAATACTGATTTAAGTTACTTTTGTaaacttcactttttttttcgttccaaCGAAGCCTTGTGTTAAAATTTTCTTCGCGAGTTCTAATAAAACTTTCATGAGGTTTAAACTCACAGGAGACATAGATAGGCAGGTGCATTGAGTAGTTAGCAGGCagtactaaaaaatcttttactatATTCAGCCATTCACCTTTTACAAGGCAGTAGTCAATGACAGAGCAACCCTGTGACGATATAAACGTGAAATTCCCATTAATATCCCCTCTAGAAATACCATTTAAGataaaaaacccaaaatccTCAATCAAATCCATCAAACGGTTTCCGTTTGTATTTATAGTTTCGTCTAAAGAGtttctttcaaaagaaaaatatccatTGTTCATAAAGGGAGAGTTCTGATAATTCGATATCCTGCCGTTTAAGTCCCCAATTAGtagaatattttcattattttggcTTAAAAGGAAATTAAGGAGTTCTTCAAAATCAGAATTCCAATTACTATAGTTAAGGTAAATAGGAActattaaaaagtgttttgtgtctttacatttaactttttatagTTTGTCTTCcaaatatacacattttttactATCTActcaaatttctaaaaatttaaatcattttcagGTGGCACATCATGTAAATGCAACAACGAAAccatcaaaaaaactaactggAATTCCTCAAATTGATTGGGTCTGGGATCCAAATTTACCTCGTGAATTAAATGGGTGAGCTTAGTTATAATactcaattaatttaataatgtaaattaattatacctttttttcaGATACAATCTTTCAACTTATCCCTTCTTCAGCACCGTACCACCTCATAATGAAATTGCATTTAAATGTGATGGACTTCATGATGGATTCTATGCGTCAATTGAATACAAATGTCAGGTaaggtattaaaatattttaaaaaaaaaaaacttctcaagCCCAAGGACTCAATAATAatgacaataacaaaaaaatataaataacaatagaAAATCACTTTTAGTTTCCCATAAATTAATCATTTGTCGTCTTCAATTACAGTTGTctattcaaattgtttttttcacaattaatttaaatgaatgcCTAATGCCTTTTTTGGAAGTTtattcttctttcttttatgTTAACAACCTTGACCAAATAATAAACCACATTATTATGGCTTATAGTAATTATTCTGTGCGAAAATTGCGAAACAATCAAGTGCGATAATTATTGTGGAAATGATaattaatacaatattttagcCATTGGTCAAGATGTCTTTTAAAtcagattttaaatttgtttttttttgataggcagtcatacacattttaatttaacatgAGCCTTAGATTTGCGTACAATAAAATCAAGACCATATGTAAATTAGATTAGATTGAATTTAATCTGAGATAAAATATCTACCTATCTTAATGTATAAATTAAACCCTATAGTGTCAAAAATGTATCTGTACCCATTTTcgttaattttcttttaggtcTACCATCATTGTATTTATGGTATTCGTCACGATTTCCTGTGCGCCAATTTTACAGCCTTCGATCAAAGGACATTCATTTGCCACTTCGTTTCCGAAGTAGACTGTGAAAATTCGGCCAAGTTCTGGAACAGGTAACATGCACTATAAGAGTCTTTTAagttaaacattattttgtctttttattaagaaatgACAACTTATATATGGCCACCACAACAACGTccacgacaacaacaacaacgccaGCTCCTCTAACTCCAGAGCCAGATTTCAGACGTGGACCAAATCGTAGACCCTTAAGGCGTCGTCGTCCATCAGATTACTACTATGACGAAGATTATGAAGATGACTACTATGAGGAAGACCGTAGGGCCAACAGACGCCGTAAGCAAAGACCACGTAACCGCCGACCGGAATACGATGATGAATACGAGGAGAAGCGTGCTTACAGTGATGAAGATTCACGGTAACTTTCAAGCCTTCAGTCACATAAATTGTCTCAAAAATCTAAATACAAACTTTGCTTTTCAGATTTGACAACAAACGTTCAAAGAACAGAGATCCAATTAGAGATGAGGTAGAAGAAGATTATGAAGAAGATCGCCGTCCCAAGCCCAAAGCTCGCCCAAAGAGCAGACAAGGTGACCTATCGGAACGTCGAAACAAACCGATTGCTCGTAAATCCGCTGCTGATCGTCAAGCAGTTCTCGACGAAAGACGTAGCTTAAGTGATGAAAAGGAAAAGCCCAGAAATAGACTCGATGATGAACCAGAAGTTGTTCCAGAACGTCGACGTCCAACAGCTGGTGGAAGAAGGAGAAAAAATGGTCAAAAACGTCCAGCTCCAGTTGATGATGATTTCGATGAACCAATTCGACGCGATGAAGGAGAAGAAGAAAACGAAAGCCCTGCTGAAGTGAAACCAGCTAAAGATGAAATTGTAGTTCGACCACAAACTTCAGCTGCTGCAGGAAGTCCAATAGCCTCCATATTCGATCGGCCTCGTGTTGCCCCGAAAATTCCCAGACCAGTTCCTATTCATGAAAGAAATAAGTTCGGTTATCAGGGACAAAAGGCCACAACATCAACGACAACAGTAGCCCCACTAAGCGATGAGTACTATGATGACTCAGAATATGAAGAAGTTAGTCCGGTTAAGGAAAGAGAAGAACCATCTAGCAGACGAGAGACACCCCGCCGAAGACTTCAAGATGAACTCGGTCTTCGCCGAACTGACGATATTCCTCCTCGTCGTTCGCATAGCCAGACAAGGCGTGGTAGTGAAAACCCCAAGAGAGTTGGAAAGCCTAGGAAGCCAATACCAGCAATCGATGATGACTACGAACCTATTCCAGCGAATGACGAATCAGAGAGGAAACCCAGTCTCCGAAAGCGCCCACATGCCATCAGAGAAAAGCCTTCGGAAGATTCTGACTCGA
This window contains:
- the LOC129944520 gene encoding serine/arginine repetitive matrix protein 1 isoform X2, with translation MRRAKRWLLIFAALLGFMSHSGALRPGFPKPAYTTSTTTTTTTTTTEVPETTVAAEETEPKVAHHVNATTKPSKKLTGIPQIDWVWDPNLPRELNGYNLSTYPFFSTVPPHNEIAFKCDGLHDGFYASIEYKCQVYHHCIYGIRHDFLCANFTAFDQRTFICHFVSEVDCENSAKFWNRNDNLYMATTTTSTTTTTTPAPLTPEPDFRRGPNRRPLRRRRPSDYYYDEDYEDDYYEEDRRANRRRKQRPRNRRPEYDDEYEEKRAYSDEDSRFDNKRSKNRDPIRDEVEEDYEEDRRPKPKARPKSRQGDLSERRNKPIARKSAADRQAVLDERRSLSDEKEKPRNRLDDEPEVVPERRRPTAGGRRRKNGQKRPAPVDDDFDEPIRRDEGEEENESPAEVKPAKDEIVVRPQTSAAAGSPIASIFDRPRVAPKIPRPVPIHERNKFGYQGQKATTSTTTVAPLSDEYYDDSEYEEVSPVKEREEPSSRRETPRRRLQDELGLRRTDDIPPRRSHSQTRRGSENPKRVGKPRKPIPAIDDDYEPIPANDESERKPSLRKRPHAIREKPSEDSDSIEEPVREQRPRSRRPLKKEDPIVEDTREHKPRDHRRRPAEVDKAPLPVPEEDTEEVYDEHVVDDADDEKPSANLESDKPAQRDGRPVVRVVKRPFLPSRGGSPYLPRGLQPVGAALKQTATDSTPVDMGSTISGVRLLEHGAPILRETGPSGPSDIHYTISPRKGPRTTLPPQIEHPKAILDELYENDYDVTLNDALNPTLKPLSSNNNRNSLDVRRRTVSAPRNTRQEFRGATRVAQHFYDDFEY
- the LOC129944520 gene encoding uncharacterized protein LOC129944520 isoform X1 is translated as MRRAKRWLLIFAALLGFMSHSGALRPGFPKPAYTTSTTTTTTTTTTEVPETTVAAEETEPKVAHHVNATTKPSKKLTGIPQIDWVWDPNLPRELNGYNLSTYPFFSTVPPHNEIAFKCDGLHDGFYASIEYKCQVYHHCIYGIRHDFLCANFTAFDQRTFICHFVSEVDCENSAKFWNRNDNLYMATTTTSTTTTTTPAPLTPEPDFRRGPNRRPLRRRRPSDYYYDEDYEDDYYEEDRRANRRRKQRPRNRRPEYDDEYEEKRAYSDEDSRFDNKRSKNRDPIRDEVEEDYEEDRRPKPKARPKSRQGDLSERRNKPIARKSAADRQAVLDERRSLSDEKEKPRNRLDDEPEVVPERRRPTAGGRRRKNGQKRPAPVDDDFDEPIRRDEGEEENESPAEVKPAKDEIVVRPQTSAAAGSPIASIFDRPRVAPKIPRPVPIHERNKFGYQGQKATTSTTTVAPLSDEYYDDSEYEEVSPVKEREEPSSRRETPRRRLQDELGLRRTDDIPPRRSHSQTRRGSENPKRVGKPRKPIPAIDDDYEPIPANDESERKPSLRKRPHAIREKPSEDSDSIEEPVREQRPRSRRPLKKEDPIVEDTREHKPRDHRRRPAEVDKAPLPVPEEDTEEVYDEHVVDDADDEKPSANLESDKPAQRDGRPVVRVVKRPFLPSRGGSPYLPRGLQPVGAALKQTATDSTPVDMGSTISGVRLLEHGAPILRETGPSGPSDIHYTISPRKGPRTTLPPQIEHPKAILDELYENDYDVTLNDALNPTLKPLSSNNNRNSLGPFNKYERAGYSAPNSNNYNNAPDSYFSSTDVRRRTVSAPRNTRQEFRGATRVAQHFYDDFEY